Within Streptomyces roseirectus, the genomic segment CATGGACCGCTCGCCCATGCGCATGACCGCGCCCTTGCCGAATTGCCGTTCAATCTGTGCGAGCGCGGCGTCCAGCGCCTTCTCGCGGTCCGTGCCTGCCATGGGTTCCACCCGGTTTGCTTGAGTCGATCGCTTCACGTCCAAGACGCTAACGCCTGCCACTGACAACGCGCCTCGACGCCGGTCCAGCCTGTGGATAACTCGGCCACTTATCCGCCCGAACTCGGGCAAATCAGCCACAGAAGTTCCCGCCGAAAGCCTCGCCGGAACCTCAATCAGAATGGATGTTCGATTTTCATGTCAAGCGCACCACACGGCTGTCCGAGCGTAAATCCACACCCTCTCCACACCCCGCTCCTCACCCCACGTGTCCCCCGGGACACCCCCGGCCTACCGCCCCCGAACCCCCCGCGCACGCTCCCCGAGCCGCCCCCACACATCCCGCAGCCGGGTCGTGCTCTCCCGCCGGGGCCGCCCCTGCACCCGCGGATCGTCCGTCACGTCGTACCGCTTCACATACGCCCCGAGGAACGCCTGGAGCGTCGCCACCGCGGGGATCGAGATCAGCGCCCCCACGGCTCCCAGCAACGCGGTCCCGGCGATCACGGACCCGAAGGCGACCGCGGGATGGATGTCCACCGTCCGGGACGTCAGCTTCGGCTGGAGCATGTAGTTCTCGAACTGCTGGTACACGACCACGAACACCAGCACCCACAGCGCGTACCAGGGATCGACGGTGAACGCGATCAGCATGGGCAGCGCCCCCGCGAGGTACGTGCCGAGCGTGGGGATGAACTGCGAGACAACCCCGACCCACAGACCGAGCACGGGCGCGTACGGGATCTCCAGGACCTGGAGCAGTATGTAGTGCGCGACCCCGGAGATCAGCGCCATCAGCCCGCGCGAGTAGAGGTATCCCCCGGTCTTGTCAACGGCGATCTCCCAGGCCCGCAGCACCTCCGCCTGCTTGGCCGGCGGCAGCACCGAGCACAGCCCCCGCCGCAGCCGGGGCCCGTCGGCGGCGAAGTAGAACGAGAACAGGGCGATCGTCAGCAGTTGGAAGAGCCCGCCGAGCACCTGCGTGGAGACGTCGAGCACCCCGGCCGCGCTGTTCTGCGCGTACTTCTTCAGCCAGTCGGAGTGCAGCAGCCCCTCCTGGATGTCCACCCGTTTCAACTCGGTGTGGAACGTCGTGTTGACCCAGTGGATGACCGAGTCGAGGTACTGGGGAAACCCGTCGACCATCTTGACGATCTGCCCCGCGAGCATCGACCCGAGGAGCGTGATGAACCCGGCCACGGCGATCAGCAGCCCGAAGAAGACCAGGAACGTCGCGAGCCCCCGGCGCATCCCGTAGGACGCCATCCAGCTGACGGCGGGTTCGACGGCGAGCGCGAGGAAGAACGCGATGAGGATGTTGATCAGCAGCCCGAGCAGTTCGTGGAACGCCCAGGTGCCCAGCTGGAACACGCCGATGAGGGCCAGCGCGAGCGCCATCGCGCGCGGCAGCCACCGCGGCATGCGCTCCCCCGCCGCGTCCCTGCCGTCGGCCGGCGGCTCCGCGGGCGGCGTCGCCGCGCCGGACGATGGTGTCTGCGGGGCGAGCCGCCCGGTCTCCTCAGTCGATGCCACGCCCCAAGTCTCGCCCACGCCACCGACATTCCGGCACTCTCCCGCGATCTTCGCCGCGGATCAGCGTTTCTCGTGCGGAACGTTCATCACCGCGCACACGACACGCCACACGTCCTTCGCGTCCCAGCCGGCCGTCAGCGCCTCGTGCACCGTCCGCCCGCCGAGTTCCGCCATCACGTGATCCCGCGCGAAGGTCTCGGAGTACCCCGCCCCGAAATGCTCCGCCATCCGCTGCCAGAAGACCGTCAACCGCATGACACCAGTATCCCGCCCCCCGGGTACACCCTGGCCGTGTGTCCCCACCGGAACCGCTTTCCGCCCTACGGTCGGCGACATGCCCGAACCAGGAGCTTCCCCCCTCCCCCCGACGCCCCCGGCGCGCTCCCCGCTCGCGCGCGCGGAGCGCTTCGTCTGGCTCAACGCGCGCGTGCTGGAGCAGCGGCTGTTCGCCCACCACTTCCTGGGCGCCTCCGCCGACCCCGTGGAGACGGCGCTCGACGCCTACCGCACCGCGGACGGCGGGTACGGCCACGCCCTGGAGCCCGACCTGCGCGGGCCCGTCGGCCAGCCCCCGCACGCCGTGTACGCGCTGCGCGTCCTGGACGCCGTCGCGCGCTGCGGCGGGCGGCGTGTCGAGCAGCTGTGCCGCCATCTGACGTCGGTCTCGACGGCCGACGGCGCCCTGCCGGCCCTCCTGCCCGCCCAGCGGGGGTACCCGGCCGCGCCGTCCGTGCCGGTCGTGGACGCCCCGCCGAGCGCGCTGCTGACCACCGGCCCGGTGACGGGTCTGCTGCACCGCAACGAGGTGTGGCACGCCTGGCTGTTCCGGGCGACCGACTTCTGCTGGCGCGCGGTGGAGTCCCTGCACGGCTCCCATCCGTACGAGGTGGAGGCCGCCGTCGTCTTCCTGGACTCCGTTCCGGACCGCTCCCGCGCGGAGGTCGCCGCCGACCGTCTGGGCCGCCTGGTGCGCGAGCAGCGCCTCGCCGCCCTGGACCCGGACCGTCTGGAGGAGTGTCCGGTGGCCGACGGCTACGCGCCCGGGGAGCACCGCTTCCCCCATGACTTCGCCCGCACCCCGCACTCCCTCGCGCGCGCGTGGTTCACCGACGCCGAGATGTCCCGCTCCCTGGACTTCCTCGCCGCGGAGCAGCGGGACGACGGCGGCTGGCCGGTCCACCGCCGCCACTGGGCCCCCTCCGCGGCCCTTGAGGCCCGCTCCGTGGCGACGCTCGACGCCCTGCGCACTCTGCGGGCGTACGGCCGTCCCCTCGCCTGACTCGTCCCCCTGCACCCGCAAAATCCCAGCTCAGCCCGATTGTCAGTGCCGAGGTGCAGGATGGGGGCATGGTCAGTTCCGCACACCGAGCCCTGGACGGCTTCTCCCCCGCGACCCGCGGCTGGTTCACGGGGGCGTTCTCCGCGCCCACCGCAGCCCAGACGGGTGCGTGGCAGGCGATCCAGCAGGGTTCGGACGTGCTGGTCGTCGCTCCCACGGGCTCGGGCAAGACGCTCGCCGCGTTCCTGGCGGCGCTGGACGGCCTGGCGTCGACACCCCCGCCGGCGGACCCGAAGAGGCGCTGCCGGGTGCTGT encodes:
- a CDS encoding AI-2E family transporter, producing MASTEETGRLAPQTPSSGAATPPAEPPADGRDAAGERMPRWLPRAMALALALIGVFQLGTWAFHELLGLLINILIAFFLALAVEPAVSWMASYGMRRGLATFLVFFGLLIAVAGFITLLGSMLAGQIVKMVDGFPQYLDSVIHWVNTTFHTELKRVDIQEGLLHSDWLKKYAQNSAAGVLDVSTQVLGGLFQLLTIALFSFYFAADGPRLRRGLCSVLPPAKQAEVLRAWEIAVDKTGGYLYSRGLMALISGVAHYILLQVLEIPYAPVLGLWVGVVSQFIPTLGTYLAGALPMLIAFTVDPWYALWVLVFVVVYQQFENYMLQPKLTSRTVDIHPAVAFGSVIAGTALLGAVGALISIPAVATLQAFLGAYVKRYDVTDDPRVQGRPRRESTTRLRDVWGRLGERARGVRGR
- a CDS encoding DUF3046 domain-containing protein; the protein is MRLTVFWQRMAEHFGAGYSETFARDHVMAELGGRTVHEALTAGWDAKDVWRVVCAVMNVPHEKR